TCAAGGAGGTACTATCAGATATTCGGTACACAGTTCTCCCAGTTTGTCAGGGGAGAATTCGATTTCCGATACAATCACCTGCTCAATCCTACCGACTGGGTGGTATACCGTTTATATGCCGGGGTAGGATTCCCTTACGGGAATTCACCTACCATGCCCTTTGAAAAAAAGTTTTTTGCAGGTGGGGCTAACAGCATCAGGGCCTGGCAGGTGCGTACACTCGGACCAGGAACCTATAATGACACCATCTCCCGTTATCCGAACTCCCTGGGTGATATCAAACTCGAGGCAAACGTTGAATACAGGTTTAAATTGTTCTGGAAACTGGAAGGTGCCTTTTTTGCCGATGCCGGTAATATATGGGCTATCAGAAGTAACGATGAACGGCCGGGAGCCGTCTTTAAGCTGAACCGTTTCCTTTCCGATGTTGCTGTCGGCACAGGCATGGGCTTTCGTTTTGATTTTTCTTTTTTCATTTTCCGGATCGATGTGGGAATGAAGACGAGAAATCCTTCTTTGCCGAGGGGAGAGCGTTGGACTTTCCTGAATCATATTCCTGAGAAAAAAGATTTCGCGCTGAGCATTGCAATTGGTTATCCGTTCTGAGGTATGAACCTGTTTAAGAAACTGGCCGACCTTTGGCTGAATTTTTCACGGGGAGAACGAAACGGAATTCTGGTTCTTACAGTGCTTCTGTTTCTGATGATTGTTATCAACACCATCATTCCTTATCTGCCGCCGAGGAAAATATCTCAGGAGCAAAAGCAAAGCCTCCTGGCGCTTGCCGATTCATTGCGGCATATGACAGATTCTACTCCCGCTGTTTCTCTTGCTCCTTTCGATCCCAATACATTGACGGAGGATGGCTGGCGACGAATCGGTTTATCGCAAGGTCAGTCCAGAACGATAGTGCGATACAGAAATGCAGGTGGCCGTTTCAGAGAACCTGAGGATTTGTTCAGAATCTATGGAATTGATTCGGCATGGGTTAGGAGCATCATTCCTTACGTGCAGATTGCCCG
This DNA window, taken from Bacteroidales bacterium, encodes the following:
- a CDS encoding BamA/TamA family outer membrane protein — encoded protein: SRRYYQIFGTQFSQFVRGEFDFRYNHLLNPTDWVVYRLYAGVGFPYGNSPTMPFEKKFFAGGANSIRAWQVRTLGPGTYNDTISRYPNSLGDIKLEANVEYRFKLFWKLEGAFFADAGNIWAIRSNDERPGAVFKLNRFLSDVAVGTGMGFRFDFSFFIFRIDVGMKTRNPSLPRGERWTFLNHIPEKKDFALSIAIGYPF